The Coffea arabica cultivar ET-39 chromosome 8e, Coffea Arabica ET-39 HiFi, whole genome shotgun sequence genome window below encodes:
- the LOC113703089 gene encoding protein ENHANCED DISEASE RESISTANCE 2-like has translation MCPTKQKQKHHHHHRSSTTVAAAEGQGAGVEDWRQEAINGGSLKHVDLHTGSNGWASPPGDVFSLRGPNYLTKKTKVPSGPWLLQPAGVDWLRSNAKLDHVLARPDNRVMNSLKSSNLQGKSLKTFLVAVNLQVPGRDHHSAVFYFATKEDEGLQPGSLLYRFVHGDDNFRNSRFKIVNRIVKGPWIVKAAVGNYAACLLGKALKCNYFVGDNYLEIDVDIGSSAIASAILHLALGYVTAVTIDMGFLVEAQSEDELPEKLFGAVRICQMEMSSATYVENSSNAVSFKRGLHSGHPNGSNSNINCSKSKVQAEEGSNNGGME, from the coding sequence atgtgCCCGACAAAGCAGAAGCAAAAGCACCACCATCACCACCGGAGCTCCACCACCGTTGCCGCGGCGGAAGGCCAAGGCGCCGGAGTTGAAGACTGGAGACAAGAAGCCATCAACGGCGGATCCTTAAAGCACGTAGATCTCCACACCGGATCCAACGGCTGGGCTTCACCTCCAGGTGATGTATTCTCTCTCCGTGGACCCAACTACTTGACTAAAAAGACAAAAGTACCCTCCGGCCCCTGGCTTCTCCAACCTGCCGGCGTCGATTGGCTCCGATCCAATGCCAAGCTGGACCATGTCCTCGCCCGACCCGATAACCGAGTCATGAACTCACTCAAATCCTCCAATCTTCAAGGAAAGAGTCTGAAAACTTTCCTCGTAGCTGTCAATCTCCAAGTCCCCGGCCGGGACCACCACAGCGCAGTATTTTACTTCGCCACTAAGGAAGACGAAGGCCTCCAACCGGGCTCTCTCCTCTACCGGTTCGTCCACGGCGACGATAATTTCCGGAACAGCCGGTTCAAGATCGTGAATCGGATAGTCAAGGGGCCGTGGATTGTGAAGGCCGCCGTCGGGAATTACGCCGCCTGTTTACTGGGAAAAGCGCTCAAGTGCAATTATTTTGTCGGCGATAATTACCTCGAAATCGACGTGGATATCGGGAGCTCGGCGATTGCCAGCGCGATTTTGCACTTGGCATTGGGGTACGTCACGGCAGTGACGATTGATATGGGGTTTTTGGTGGAGGCGCAGTCGGAGGATGAGTTGCCGGAGAAGCTGTTCGGGGCGGTGAGGATTTGTCAAATGGAGATGTCGTCGGCGACTTATGTGGAGAATAGTAGCAATGCGGTGTCGTTTAAGAGGGGGCTCCATAGTGGGCACCCGAATGGTAGTAATAGTAATATTAACTGCAGTAAAAGTAAAGTGCAGGCTGAAGAGGGCAGTAATAATGGAGGAATGGAATAA